In one Pseudomonas sp. MM211 genomic region, the following are encoded:
- a CDS encoding TadE/TadG family type IV pilus assembly protein: protein MIASRRKQRGNALVETALILPLLIGSAVIIADLYNINQARAYMEQSAHTVASTLAMQNRLDKDSLQALTEQSAAPGALGEYELVISRVMLDRSMPWKPLYRGNVEGICPELYTDGHYNGELPEEAPATEDDEAPPNTSLVVVQLCRNSDNLALTSALIAEKDIQTISFARMSYNDIELDEPLSEEVGIKDEDS, encoded by the coding sequence ATGATCGCCTCACGCCGTAAGCAACGCGGCAATGCCCTGGTGGAAACCGCGTTGATCCTGCCGCTGCTGATCGGTAGCGCGGTCATCATCGCCGACCTCTACAACATCAATCAGGCCCGCGCTTACATGGAGCAGTCGGCCCATACCGTCGCCAGCACCTTGGCCATGCAGAACCGCCTGGACAAGGACAGCCTGCAGGCGCTCACCGAGCAGAGCGCAGCCCCTGGCGCGCTGGGCGAGTACGAACTGGTCATCAGCCGGGTCATGCTCGACCGCAGCATGCCCTGGAAGCCGCTGTATCGCGGCAATGTCGAAGGCATCTGCCCGGAGCTCTACACCGATGGTCACTACAACGGCGAGCTACCCGAAGAGGCTCCCGCCACAGAGGACGACGAAGCACCGCCGAACACCTCCCTGGTGGTCGTGCAACTGTGCCGCAACAGCGACAACCTGGCCCTCACCAGCGCCCTGATCGCCGAGAAGGATATCCAGACCATCTCCTTCGCGCGCATGAGCTACAACGACATCGAACTGGACGAACCTCTCAGCGAAGAAGTCGGGATCAAGGACGAGGACAGCTGA
- a CDS encoding YbaN family protein, producing the protein MPTPSLYVPATSRAKRLCYLVLAYLSLGCAILGALLPGLPTTEFVLLAAWASSKSSPRLNRWLHEHRVFGPILNNWANGGVIARRHKLYASVSMLLCFALLLWHTPPLWLQLTAGGGMFCGACWIWSRPESLPVESATV; encoded by the coding sequence ATGCCTACACCGTCCCTTTACGTACCCGCCACCAGCCGGGCCAAACGGCTCTGCTACCTGGTACTGGCCTACCTGAGCCTGGGGTGCGCCATACTCGGCGCTCTCCTGCCGGGGTTGCCCACCACCGAGTTCGTCCTGCTGGCCGCCTGGGCCTCGAGCAAAAGCTCACCGCGCCTGAACCGCTGGCTGCATGAACACCGCGTATTCGGGCCCATCCTCAACAACTGGGCCAATGGTGGCGTGATCGCCCGTCGCCACAAGCTGTATGCCAGCGTCAGCATGCTGCTGTGCTTCGCCTTGCTGCTGTGGCACACCCCACCGCTGTGGCTGCAGCTCACCGCCGGTGGCGGCATGTTCTGCGGCGCTTGCTGGATCTGGTCGCGGCCCGAATCGTTGCCAGTGGAAAGCGCGACCGTCTGA
- a CDS encoding pilus assembly protein TadG-related protein, which translates to MISARRQRGSIAPFMVLALGGALLATAYAIDTSRMVNSASQVKRATDLAALAVGQERLAKGEKPLEDFKKLAYGYVINNLGLDSTLAAQIDEETLTLSEQKDDQGRTRYKVAVTLQADAEMLGTETRDIHIHSTVEVQPSALEVALALPNTLSENAANLAVLRRLGKHFAENLVKGRDDAWLALVPYSQSVNVSPDYTNPESRAPAGPSANHAQRLNSWAMASALRPIELTSLFRTGYAGLHDRRIPDRRANLLCMYRGLNRGDNYFWDDAPSGQFHIYYRHDLPENGSPGATPIRWIGPNPMFGQATGINDTRWMVADSGCPSAPLLPLSNDMDKIEERLDQMSTRFNVNYAIAMGWSAMALAPAFRGSSGWNLQDELPKDFKEDGGDSYKAIVMLVNTTGQRWFDSDSYNADTAQAIDGETGTDGENQSLRTRRFARLCDSFRERKLRFYLIAIGQDEIENNDLGAEDSTIDGASDFRRLAGPGLARCAEQAGDITYLKGFDFAAAEGQLQSRLDAILDDIRRQGSYVRLVE; encoded by the coding sequence ATGATCAGCGCTCGCCGTCAGCGCGGCAGTATCGCGCCCTTCATGGTGCTGGCCCTCGGCGGCGCCCTGCTCGCCACCGCTTACGCGATCGATACCAGCCGCATGGTCAACAGCGCTTCGCAGGTCAAGCGCGCCACTGACCTGGCGGCCCTCGCGGTCGGCCAGGAGCGCCTGGCGAAGGGCGAAAAACCGCTGGAAGACTTCAAGAAGCTGGCCTACGGCTACGTCATCAACAACCTCGGCCTGGACAGCACCCTCGCCGCCCAGATCGACGAAGAAACCCTTACCCTCAGCGAGCAAAAGGACGACCAAGGCCGCACCCGCTACAAGGTCGCGGTGACCTTGCAGGCCGATGCCGAAATGCTGGGCACCGAAACTCGAGACATCCACATTCACTCCACCGTCGAAGTACAGCCCAGCGCCCTCGAAGTGGCGCTGGCCCTGCCCAACACCCTTTCTGAGAATGCCGCCAATCTGGCCGTGCTGCGCCGCCTGGGTAAACACTTCGCCGAGAACCTGGTGAAGGGTCGCGATGACGCCTGGCTGGCATTGGTGCCCTACAGCCAATCGGTGAACGTCTCGCCCGACTACACCAACCCAGAGTCCCGTGCCCCCGCAGGCCCCAGCGCCAATCATGCGCAACGTTTGAACAGCTGGGCGATGGCCAGCGCTCTACGCCCGATCGAACTGACCTCGCTGTTCCGCACTGGCTACGCCGGCCTACATGACCGCCGTATTCCGGATCGGCGCGCCAACCTGCTGTGCATGTACCGTGGCCTGAACCGGGGTGATAACTACTTCTGGGATGACGCCCCGAGCGGGCAATTCCACATCTACTACCGCCACGACCTGCCTGAGAACGGCAGTCCCGGCGCCACGCCGATCCGCTGGATCGGCCCCAACCCGATGTTCGGTCAAGCCACCGGCATCAACGACACCCGCTGGATGGTTGCCGACAGTGGCTGCCCATCTGCCCCTCTGCTGCCACTGAGCAACGACATGGACAAGATCGAGGAACGCCTCGATCAGATGTCCACGCGCTTCAACGTCAACTACGCCATCGCCATGGGCTGGAGCGCCATGGCCCTGGCCCCGGCCTTTCGTGGCAGCAGTGGCTGGAACCTGCAGGACGAACTGCCCAAGGACTTCAAGGAAGATGGCGGCGACAGCTACAAGGCCATCGTCATGCTGGTCAACACCACCGGCCAACGCTGGTTCGACAGCGACAGCTACAACGCGGACACCGCTCAGGCCATCGATGGCGAGACCGGCACGGATGGCGAAAATCAGAGTTTACGAACACGACGCTTCGCCCGGCTGTGCGACAGCTTTCGCGAACGCAAGCTGCGCTTCTACCTGATAGCCATCGGCCAGGACGAGATAGAGAACAACGACCTGGGTGCCGAAGACAGCACGATCGACGGCGCTTCGGATTTCCGACGCCTTGCCGGGCCGGGCCTGGCCCGCTGCGCCGAACAGGCTGGCGACATCACCTACCTCAAGGGTTTCGACTTCGCCGCCGCCGAAGGCCAATTGCAAAGCCGGCTCGACGCAATTCTCGACGACATCCGCCGGCAGGGCTCCTACGTACGCCTGGTCGAGTAG